The segment ATGTCCTTGCCCTTGACGTCTTCCAGGGCTTCCACGGCCAGTTTGGCGATATCTTCAATTTCCATGTGTTCTTCCAGATGGGGGCGCCGCGCTGCGGGGCGGCGACCGGGGGTTCGTGTGGCGTAGTAGCAGGGTCGTTTCTGTTAACGGTATAGCCTGTGTTCTCCGATATAGCGGAGAACCGGCGCGGGCACCAGCGCAGAGACGTCTTCGCCGCGAGAGATGGCCTCCCGGATCCGGGTTGCGGACAGATCGACAGGGGGCAGCCTCAGGGGGCGGATTGTACCTGAGGCGCGCTGATTTGAGAAATCAGCCACTTGCCGCTCGTGCCAGTGGCGGGCGACCTCGGGCGGGAGTGTGTCGGGGTGGAAGCCCGGCCGCAAGGCGACGGCCAGATTCGCCAGCCGGAACAGCCGCTCCCAGTCCTTCCAGCCGGGAAGGTTCGCCAGGGAGTCGCCTCCGATGAGAAACCAGAGTGGCGTCCGGGGGCCGATTTCCCCGCGCAATTCGGCGAGCGTGTCGACCGTGTAGGATGGCGCGTCGCGCCGGATCTCGCGGTCGTCGGCCTCCATGGCCGGTTCGTCGCGGACCGCCAGGCGGGTCATGGCGAGCCGGTCCCAGGCGCTGGCCGGTTCGGGCGGGGCGCGATGGTAGGGCTCTCCGGCGGGCACGAGCAACAGGCGTTCCAGGCCGATTTCGTCGCGAAAGGCGCGAGCCATGCGCAGATGCGCATGGTGGAAGGGATCGAACGTGCCTCCGAACAACCCGACGGCGGGGAGCGTCACGGCGCCTCGTCGAGGCCGGGATAGCCATCGACCACCAGATCCAGGGATCCGGTGCCCGGGTCGATCACCAGGCCGTGTACCGGGATGTCCCGGGGAATCAGCGGGTGCTGGCGGATCATGCTGACCGTATGGCGCACGCTTTCCTCGACATTGGCGAAGCCTTTCAGCCAGTTGTCCAGGTCGATGCCGGCCGAGCGCAGCGTGACGATGGTTTCCTCGCTGATACCGCGCTCCCGGGCCGCCTCGAGGATCGCATGGGGGTCGATGGCGTTCATGCCGCAATCGCGATGGGCGACGACGCAGATTTCCTCCGCCCGCAGGGCGTACACCGCCACCACGAGACTGCGCATGACCGAACCCCATTGATGGGTGACCAAAGCGCCGGCGTTCTTGATCAGCTTGGCGTCGCCGTTCTTCAGGCCCATCGCCTTGGGCAGCAGTTCGACAAGGCGCGCATCCATGCAGGCGAGCACGGCCAGGTTCTTGTCGGGGAATTTGTCGGTCTTGAGGGCTTCGTATTCTTTACGTTCGACGAAGCCACGGTTGTACTCCAAGAGACTGTTGAGCAAGCTCATTCGGTCCAACCTCCAAAATAGATGAATTGCTCCAGGCGGGGCGACATGGTACCACTTCTGGCCGCGGCGTTCACCCGGGGAGTCGGTATTTTACCACCGTGCTTCATGATCTTCGGTGACGCCGGCGAGCCGGTCCACGGACAGCGTCCGCCCGCTGAGCGGGTCGCGGACGGTTCCGTGAAAATGCCCGACCGGTTGCACATAGCGGCTCGCCGCCACGAAAAAGTCGCGGTTTTCATGGCGGGCGCCGCACGGCTCGAAGACCAGGTCGAGCAACCCGTCCGCAGTGCGTACCGTCCATGGCGCGAGCGGATCGCCGGCGTCGAAACCGAATGTCGCCGCCGCCAGGCGGTAGAGACGGTTGTCGAGCCACAGCGCGTTTTCGGCATCGCCCATATAGCCTTCCTGCAGGTTGAAGCCGAGTCCAGGCCGATGGGCGCTGGCCCAGCGCCACGCCGTCGTGCGGGCGAGTAGCCCGTCCGAGCGGTCAAGGCTCGCTGACGCCTTGTCGAATCGCCACTGGCGATCGCCCGCCGTCACGGTTCCCTGGGCCGGCAAGGCGCCGGTTTTCAGGGTGGCGTGGGCGGCCCAGTTGGCCGGCGCGATGCTGGCGAGAACCGGCGGCATGCCGGCAAGTTCGATCGCCGCGTCCAGCCGGAGCGCTTCCGAGCGGATCACCAGTTCCAGCATGCTGCCGCGTCGTTGCATGGCGATGACGCGTTTCGCGCGTTCGAAGCGGGCATCGCCGAACGACGCCTTATCGATGCGGACGGGCATGAACGGTATGCCGTCAAGGGACAGCGAGGCGGCGACGGCTCCGCTCGCGTAATCGAACAGATAAGCGAAGGCCGCGCTGGTCCAGCCGGCGTCGACCACGGCCATGCCGAGAAAGAACGCGTCATGGGAGACGGCCGCGTACTGCCAGCGCTTGTGATGCAGCCTGCGGGTCAGGCGCCGCGCCGACGGCAAGGCCAGCGGTCCCCAGTCAAGGGAGGGAATGATGCCTTCGTACATGCCGAATGCCGGCGTACCCGTGGCGCCGAACAGGGTTGACGGCGCGGGGGGCAATGGCTGGGTGGTCATCGCCATTCTCCTGATGCATTTGGAATGACAAGTCTAAAGCAAATCCAGCGGAATCTTCAGGTAGCGCACTCCGTTATTTTCCGGGCGGGGCAGCGCGCCGCCCCTCAGGTTCACCTGTATGGACGGAATCATCAATGCCGGCACCCCGAGTTGGCCATCGCGGGTTTCGCGCAACGCGACAAATTCCCGCTCGCCGATGGCGTCATTCAGGTGTATGTTGTGCGCCCTCTGTTCTCCGGCGAAATGGCAGGGTACCGGCTCCGCGCCGTTCGCCGGATAGTCGTGGCATAGATGCAGCCGGACGGTGTCGCCTAGGGACAACAGTCGTCTGGCCGATTGGTACAGGATCGCGGCATCGCCGCCGGGAAAATCGCAGCGGGCCGAACCGCTCTCGGGAGAGAATAGCGTGTCGCCGATAAAGACATCGTTACCGGTCCGGAACGCCATGTCGGCGGGCGTGTGGCCCGGCACCGACAGGGCTGTCGCGGCAAGGGCGCCGATCGGGAAGGTTTCGCCGTCTCGGAACAGGTGGTCGAACTGGCTGCCGTCTTCCGGGATTTCCCCTGCCGTGTTATAGACACGGTTGAAAATGCGGATCACTTCGACAACGCGCGCGCCGATGCCGAGTCGCCCGCCCACGCGCTGCTTGAGCCAGGCGCCCGCGCTCAGGTGATCGGCGTGCACATGGGTTTCGAGCAGCCATTCGACATGGAGCCGCTCCTGGCCGATGAAGGCGGCGAGCCGTTCGGCGCTATCGTGACGGATGCGTCCGCTGGCCGGGCAGTAATCCAGAACGGGATCGATGATGGCGGCCGACCCTCCCGGCTCGTCAAAGACGATGTGACTGAACGTGTGGGTGACGGGATCGAAAAACGACTGAATGCGGGCCTGCATGAGCGGTCTCCTGCAAATGGGTTGCAATCAGTATACAATTAAATATAATGATCGCAAGGCACGATCATTCCGTACAGAAGGTACACCATGGATCTGAACGTTGTGAGAGAAAACGCCTCGCGGGCGTGTGCCCTGTTGAAGAGCCTGGCCAACGAGGACCGGCTCCTGCTGCTGTGTCAGCTGGTGGACGGGGAAAAAACCGTCTCGGAACTGGAACGGCTGACCGGCATCCGGCAACCGACGCTGTCACAGCAGCTGGGCGTGTTGCGCAACGAAAACCTGGTCAGCACCCGTCGGGAAGGCAAGTGGATCTACTACAGCATCGGCAATCCGCAGGTCATGACCATGCTGGAGACGCTTCACGGTCTTTTCTGTCGGGAGACCTTCGGAGAAATGGATCTCAATGAGTCTCGATCTTGAACACTTCCAGCCCTGGCTCGCCTTTGCCGGAGGCTTGGCGATCGGCGCGGCCGCCGCGCTCCTGGCGGCGCTGAACGGCCGGATCGCCGGAATCAGCGGTATTCTCGGTGGTCTTGCCGATCGCGCCGGCGACTGGGGCTGGCGGCTCGCTTTCGTGGCGGGGCTTGTCGCCGCGCCGTGGCTTTCCCCCCTGGTTTTGCCGGCCGGTCTGGCGTTGCCGCCCGACAGGGGCGGCTCTTTTGCCGTGCTGATCCTGGCGGGCGTGCTGGTCGGCTTTGGCACCCGCATGGCGTCCGGATGCACCAGCGGACACGGCGTGTGCGGTCTTGCGCGGCTCAGCCCGCGTTCCCTGGTCGCGGTGCTCTGTTTCATGGCATCGGGTTTCGCCACGACTTTCATTGTGGAGCACCTGCTGTGAAATGGTTGACAACACTGACCGCCGGTCTTGCCGGGCTGCTGTTCGGACTGGGGCTGATCGTATCCGGGATGGCCGATCCTGCCAAAGTGCGCGGATTTCTGGATCTGGCGGGGGCCTGGAACCCCAGTCTGGCCTTCGTGATGGGTGGCGCCATTCTGGCCGCGTTCCTGCCGTTCCGTTTTCTGGCTTCCCGCCGCGCCAGCCTGCTGGGCGAACCTCTGCGCTTGCCGGCGCGCCGTGACATTACCCGGCCGCTTGTCGTCGGCAGCCTCCTGTTCGGGGCGGGCTGGGCCCTGGCCGGAGTGTGTCCGGGGCCGGCGCTGGTGCGCCTGGGATCGGGGTCGGCCGATGCGCTGGTGTTCACCCTGTCCATGCTCGCCGGCATGAAACTGTTTTCCCTGTACGACGCGCGATGCCGCTGAGCGGATGGCTGCCCCGGTGGATGACCGGATACCGGCGGCACTGGTGGTGGGGCGATGTCACGGCGGCCGTTGTCGTTACCCTCTTGCTGGTTCCCCAGAGCCTCGCCTATGCCGCCGTGGCGGGGTTGCCCGCCGGGATTGGCCTGACGGCCAGTGTCGTGCCGCTCGTCATTTATCCCTTCACCGGAAAAAGCCATGCCCAGTCCGTCGGGCCGATGGCCGTCACCTCGCTGATGGTGCTGGCCACACTCTCGAAGTTCGCCACTCCCCATGGCGCCGACTATGTGGCGCTCGCCGCGTTGCTGGCGCTGCTGTCGGGCGCGATGCTCGTCCTGATGGGCATGCTGCGATTCGGTTTTTTGGCGGATCTGGTGTCCGGGCCGGTGATGGCGGCGTTTCTGGCCGCCTCGGCGGGGTTGATCATCGTGTCCCAACTGGCCGCGCTGGCCGGGCTGCCCGGCGGTGGCACCGCCTTGCCCTCGCTTCTGGCCCATCTTTGGCGAGTCCGGGGGGCGCTGGATCCGGCCGCGGCCGGTTTCGGTCTGGTCTCGCTGGCCCTGTTCGCCGGATTGCGGCGTGTCGTCGCGCCGTCGCTGCTGTCGGCCGGCGTGAGCGAACGCATGGCCCAGGCGGCCGGCCGGGCGGTCCCCTGCCTGGTCATTCTTGCCGGGATGGCCGTCTGCCGTTACCTGCTGCCCGGTTTGCCACGGGTCGGCGAGGTGCCGTCCGGAGTCCCTGAGCTGGCGTTGCCGTGGTCCGTGCTGGGGCGCGTGCCGGACCTGGTCGTTCCCGCCTTTTTCATCGCGATCGTGAACTATGTGCAGAGTCTGTCTGTCGCACAATGGCTGGCGCAACGCCGCGGCGATACGGTGGATCCGGATCGCGAACTGCTCGCGATTGGGCTGTGCAATCTGGGCGCCGGGGCGTTCGGCGCGTTCCCGGTGACGGGCGGACTGACCCGCTCGGTCGTCAACGAATCGGCCGGCGCGCAGACCCAGCTCGCTTCGCTGATGACCGCGGCGCTGATGCTGTCGGTCATGCTGTTCGCCGGCCGTGCGCTCGCGTGGCTGCCACTGCCCGCGCTGGCGGCCACCATCATCGTCTCGGTGTCGGGCATGCTGACATTCGCTCCGTTGGTCCGCGCCTGGCGTACCGACCGGGCCGATGCCGCCGCCTGGGCGGCGACATTCGGCCTGGTGCTGCTGCTCGGAGTCGACGCCGGTATCATCGCCGGCGTGGTGGTGTCGTTGGCCAGCTGGCTGTGGCGCAGCCGCCAGCCGCACATGGCCGAGGTGGGCCGCGTGCCGGGTACCGAACATTTCCGCAATGTGCTGCGCTACGATGTCGAGCGCCTGCCGGGCGTGCGGATGCTGCGCGTCGATGAAAGTCTGTATTTCGGAAACCAGCGCGTGGTGCGGGAGCGCATACTCGAACGGGCCGGAGGCGACGGGGGTATCCGGTTTCTGGTTCTGGTGATGAGCGGGGTCAACCGGGTCGACGCTTCGGCGCTCGCCATGCTGTCCGATCTGGACGGCGCCTTGGCGGAACGCGGCGTGACGTTGTATCTTGCCGAAGTGAAGGGGCCTGTCGGCGACGTTCTCGAACGGGGTGGACTGCTGGCGGGCTTCTCGGGCAGGATATTCCTGTCCGCCCACGCGGCCTGGCGGTTCTTGTCGATGCCGGCCGATTTTCAGATTTGAGCGCGAAAGCGGCGACCCCGGTTCTCCGCCGTTTTTGCCCTGTTTGCGAGCCGCATGAAAAAACTACTTGTCGCGCTGCTGGCTGGCGCCACCCTGATGCAACCGATCGCCCTGTACGCGGATTTGCCGGATCTGGGCGAGATTTCCGATACCTCCCTGACCCTGGCCGACGAGGCCCGGATCGGCCGCGATGCGATGCGGGCGTTGCGGGAAGAGGGGGCCATTATCGACGACACCGAGATCAATACCTATTTGCAGGCGATCGGCGGCAGGATGGCGTCCGGCGCCAAAATCCCCAACCTGCATTTCACGTTCTTTGGCGTCAACGATTACGGGATCAACGCGTTCGCGATGCCTGGCGGGTATATCGGGGTCAACGCGGGACTGATCCTGACCTCGCAAAGCGAGGGAGAGCTCGCCTCGGTGATCGGGCACGAAATGGCCCACGTCACCCAGCGGCATATCGCCCGCGCGCAAGCGGCGAATTTTCCCAACCAGCTGATCATGCTCGCGACCATCGCCGCCGCCGTGCTGGCGTCGCGCGCCGGGGGCGGGCAGGCCGCAGCCGGCGCGGTGAACGCCGGCATGGGGCTGGCCATGTCGAATCAGCTCGCGTTTTCGCGCGATTTCGAGCGCGAGGCGGACCGGGTGGGCATGCAGTACTTGTCGGCGGGCGGCTTCGACGTGCGCAACATGCCGCAGTTTTTCGAGCGCATGCAGCAGGTGAACCGGTTCAACGACAATAACGCCTACGCTTTCTTGCGCACGCACCCGGTCACCGGCGAGCGGATCAGCGAAGCGCAGAACCGCGCCGAGGGCTATCCGGTGAAAATGAAGCCGGACAGCACCGACTACCTGCTGGTGCGCGAGAAGCTTCGCCTTGGCAACATGGAAGGACAGGACGCGATCAAGTATTACGAGGCCGCGTTGCAACGGCGCTTGTTCCTCAGCGAAGGCGCGGTCTGGTATGGCATGGCGCGCGCGCGTCTTGCCGGACACGACACGGCCGGTGCGCGCCAGGCGCTTTCCGAGGCGAGACGGCTGCTGCCGCCCGACCCGATGC is part of the Paludibacterium paludis genome and harbors:
- the nadD gene encoding nicotinate-nucleotide adenylyltransferase, with protein sequence MTLPAVGLFGGTFDPFHHAHLRMARAFRDEIGLERLLLVPAGEPYHRAPPEPASAWDRLAMTRLAVRDEPAMEADDREIRRDAPSYTVDTLAELRGEIGPRTPLWFLIGGDSLANLPGWKDWERLFRLANLAVALRPGFHPDTLPPEVARHWHERQVADFSNQRASGTIRPLRLPPVDLSATRIREAISRGEDVSALVPAPVLRYIGEHRLYR
- a CDS encoding beta-class carbonic anhydrase — its product is MSLLNSLLEYNRGFVERKEYEALKTDKFPDKNLAVLACMDARLVELLPKAMGLKNGDAKLIKNAGALVTHQWGSVMRSLVVAVYALRAEEICVVAHRDCGMNAIDPHAILEAARERGISEETIVTLRSAGIDLDNWLKGFANVEESVRHTVSMIRQHPLIPRDIPVHGLVIDPGTGSLDLVVDGYPGLDEAP
- a CDS encoding DUF2804 domain-containing protein, with the protein product MTTQPLPPAPSTLFGATGTPAFGMYEGIIPSLDWGPLALPSARRLTRRLHHKRWQYAAVSHDAFFLGMAVVDAGWTSAAFAYLFDYASGAVAASLSLDGIPFMPVRIDKASFGDARFERAKRVIAMQRRGSMLELVIRSEALRLDAAIELAGMPPVLASIAPANWAAHATLKTGALPAQGTVTAGDRQWRFDKASASLDRSDGLLARTTAWRWASAHRPGLGFNLQEGYMGDAENALWLDNRLYRLAAATFGFDAGDPLAPWTVRTADGLLDLVFEPCGARHENRDFFVAASRYVQPVGHFHGTVRDPLSGRTLSVDRLAGVTEDHEARW
- a CDS encoding MBL fold metallo-hydrolase, giving the protein MQARIQSFFDPVTHTFSHIVFDEPGGSAAIIDPVLDYCPASGRIRHDSAERLAAFIGQERLHVEWLLETHVHADHLSAGAWLKQRVGGRLGIGARVVEVIRIFNRVYNTAGEIPEDGSQFDHLFRDGETFPIGALAATALSVPGHTPADMAFRTGNDVFIGDTLFSPESGSARCDFPGGDAAILYQSARRLLSLGDTVRLHLCHDYPANGAEPVPCHFAGEQRAHNIHLNDAIGEREFVALRETRDGQLGVPALMIPSIQVNLRGGALPRPENNGVRYLKIPLDLL
- a CDS encoding ArsR/SmtB family transcription factor, with the translated sequence MDLNVVRENASRACALLKSLANEDRLLLLCQLVDGEKTVSELERLTGIRQPTLSQQLGVLRNENLVSTRREGKWIYYSIGNPQVMTMLETLHGLFCRETFGEMDLNESRS
- a CDS encoding YeeE/YedE family protein, which produces MSLDLEHFQPWLAFAGGLAIGAAAALLAALNGRIAGISGILGGLADRAGDWGWRLAFVAGLVAAPWLSPLVLPAGLALPPDRGGSFAVLILAGVLVGFGTRMASGCTSGHGVCGLARLSPRSLVAVLCFMASGFATTFIVEHLL
- a CDS encoding DUF6691 family protein, producing the protein MKWLTTLTAGLAGLLFGLGLIVSGMADPAKVRGFLDLAGAWNPSLAFVMGGAILAAFLPFRFLASRRASLLGEPLRLPARRDITRPLVVGSLLFGAGWALAGVCPGPALVRLGSGSADALVFTLSMLAGMKLFSLYDARCR
- a CDS encoding SulP family inorganic anion transporter, yielding MPLSGWLPRWMTGYRRHWWWGDVTAAVVVTLLLVPQSLAYAAVAGLPAGIGLTASVVPLVIYPFTGKSHAQSVGPMAVTSLMVLATLSKFATPHGADYVALAALLALLSGAMLVLMGMLRFGFLADLVSGPVMAAFLAASAGLIIVSQLAALAGLPGGGTALPSLLAHLWRVRGALDPAAAGFGLVSLALFAGLRRVVAPSLLSAGVSERMAQAAGRAVPCLVILAGMAVCRYLLPGLPRVGEVPSGVPELALPWSVLGRVPDLVVPAFFIAIVNYVQSLSVAQWLAQRRGDTVDPDRELLAIGLCNLGAGAFGAFPVTGGLTRSVVNESAGAQTQLASLMTAALMLSVMLFAGRALAWLPLPALAATIIVSVSGMLTFAPLVRAWRTDRADAAAWAATFGLVLLLGVDAGIIAGVVVSLASWLWRSRQPHMAEVGRVPGTEHFRNVLRYDVERLPGVRMLRVDESLYFGNQRVVRERILERAGGDGGIRFLVLVMSGVNRVDASALAMLSDLDGALAERGVTLYLAEVKGPVGDVLERGGLLAGFSGRIFLSAHAAWRFLSMPADFQI
- a CDS encoding M48 family metalloprotease; the encoded protein is MKKLLVALLAGATLMQPIALYADLPDLGEISDTSLTLADEARIGRDAMRALREEGAIIDDTEINTYLQAIGGRMASGAKIPNLHFTFFGVNDYGINAFAMPGGYIGVNAGLILTSQSEGELASVIGHEMAHVTQRHIARAQAANFPNQLIMLATIAAAVLASRAGGGQAAAGAVNAGMGLAMSNQLAFSRDFEREADRVGMQYLSAGGFDVRNMPQFFERMQQVNRFNDNNAYAFLRTHPVTGERISEAQNRAEGYPVKMKPDSTDYLLVREKLRLGNMEGQDAIKYYEAALQRRLFLSEGAVWYGMARARLAGHDTAGARQALSEARRLLPPDPMLFTLEADIDRESGKLSAALVAYRQGLAAFPDNPALMQGELAALIDTGDRVTALAKVRTRLDRFPADSELYRLQARLYSEKDALRYHAALGNAYYFDRRFEAALEQYHLAAKAPGEDFYLRSSIEARTRELEKMLKDEKNKAK